A single Eremothecium sinecaudum strain ATCC 58844 chromosome VIII, complete sequence DNA region contains:
- the DUG1 gene encoding metallodipeptidase (Syntenic homolog of Ashbya gossypii AFR252C; Syntenic homolog of Saccharomyces cerevisiae YFR044C (DUG1)): MKISLFGLLEANLTIFGSLLLLNLFPIKASASFLPLDTPIITADMNGNHNFTEIFHKIDELTPKFLSRLQTAIEIPAVSSNYKLRDQVIQKGEFIAEELQKLGFTDIQKKDLGFQTTEDGEKVKLPPVIFSRYGSDPNKKTLLVYCHYDVQPASKSDGWITEPFKFHVDVEKQLVRGRGVSDDTGPLTGWLNVVEAYRALNLELPVNLVTCFEGMEESGSLGLDELIADEANKYFKDVDSVCITDNTWLGTRNPALTYGLRGVHYYSATVRGAAVDLHSGGFGGAVAEPMTDLIAVLNSLVDGKGKILIDGIDAMVPPVTDAERALYEKIDYSPEEMEASIGANISLYDNKVDLLMHRWRFPSLSIHGIEGAFSDPGEKTVIPGKVIGKFSIRTVSNIDDTKLDKLVIEHCNKVFKSLNSPNSFSVEIRNAGPYWRSDPSNEVFASAAKAIKDVFHKEPEYTMEGGSIPITITFQEKLKAPVLLLPIGRIDDGAHSTNEKLDFSNYYGGMKVIAAYMQYYADAA; this comes from the coding sequence ATGAAAATCTCTCTATTTGGATTGCTGGAAGCTAACCTGACCATCTTTGGGAGTTTATTACTACTGAATTTGTTTCCAATTAAAGCTTCTGCAAGTTTTTTGCCACTTGATACCCCTATTATTACTGCTGATATGAACGGGAACCACAATTTTACTGAAATATTCCACAAAATTGATGAATTAACGCCAAAATTCTTAAGTAGGTTACAGACTGCTATTGAGATTCCTGCAGTCTCGTCTAACTACAAGTTACGTGATCAAGTTATTCAGAAAGGTGAGTTTATTGCTGAAGAATTACAGAAACTGGGTTTTACGGATATACAAAAGAAAGACTTGGGTTTCCAGACTACTGAGGATGGTGAGAAGGTCAAGTTGCCTCCAGTAATTTTTTCTAGGTACGGATCTGACCCTAACAAGAAGACCCTCTTGGTTTATTGTCACTACGATGTCCAGCCTGCTAGCAAGAGTGACGGTTGGATCACTGAGCCTTTCAAGTTCCATGTAGACGTTGAAAAGCAATTGGTTAGAGGCAGAGGTGTTTCTGATGATACCGGGCCATTGACTGGCTGGTTGAACGTTGTTGAAGCATACCGGGCTTTGAACCTGGAGTTGCCGGTCAACTTGGTAACATGTTTTGAGGGGATGGAGGAATCCGGCTCATTGGGGTTGGACGAGTTAATTGCGGATGAGGCGAACAAATATTTCAAGGATGTTGACAGTGTCTGTATTACTGACAACACTTGGCTAGGAACGCGCAACCCAGCCTTGACCTACGGTTTAAGGGGAGTCCACTATTACTCTGCCACGGTACGCGGAGCTGCGGTGGACCTACATTCCGGGGGGTTCGGAGGTGCGGTTGCAGAGCCAATGACCGATTTGATTGCCGTGTTAAATAGTTTGGTTGATGGGAAAGGCAAGATCTTAATTGATGGGATTGACGCGATGGTTCCTCCCGTTACAGATGCTGAGCGCGCGTTATACGAGAAGATAGACTACAGCCCAGAAGAAATGGAAGCTTCGATTGGTGCCAATATTAGTTTGTACGACAACAAGGTGGATCTTTTGATGCACAGATGGAGGTTCCCATCTTTGTCTATTCACGGTATTGAGGGTGCCTTCTCTGATCCTGGTGAGAAGACTGTTATCCCAGGCAAAGTTATTGGTAAGTTCTCAATTAGAACTGTTAGTAACATCGATGACACAAAGCTTGACAAGCTAGTCATTGAACATTGTAACAAGGTTTTCAAATCGTTGAACTCTCCAAACAGCTTCAGCGTTGAAATCAGAAATGCGGGGCCCTACTGGCGTTCAGATCCCTCAAATGAGGTATTTGCATCCGCAGCAAAAGCTATTAAGGATGTCTTCCATAAAGAACCTGAATATACTATGGAAGGTGGTAGTATACCAATTACGATTACTTTCCAAGAAAAGTTGAAAGCACCTGTTTTACTATTGCCAATTGGCAGAATTGATGATGGTGCACACTCTACCAATGAAAAGTTGGATTTCAGCAACTACTATGGTGGAATGAAAGTAATCGCAGCATATATGCAATACTATGCTGATGCTGCTTAA
- the SEC15 gene encoding Rab GTPase-binding exocyst subunit SEC15 (Syntenic homolog of Ashbya gossypii AFR251C; Syntenic homolog of Saccharomyces cerevisiae YGL233W (SEC15)), producing the protein MSAQLDQDPQAQLLQEFQKILLNADSAPPQHDSSLTTPSDGLLVFADQTFDKWVPYIRQAIEAQQLGNLVEELYNSAEEIFEMSEPKLLQDTQVTDNLTASIDELDRVEKLIQFQLQGQITDLNSDMSASTNDVIMKKQALTSNKKTTMKISEAMVLIDKIFQMLELTNRCRELIKDGNFYKALQKLDKLERLYIHEFKDYKFTFLDEIYGSIPRLRTVIKEESITLIKTSLSSNLEKTLSQVGQEYFKVYNDKLLPQWLDMKKSMRLANYKFNSPVELSLRDESSLNNLNLSKFYELKEIHDSIMIFDALKETKYLVEEFAKEYEFRKVKLVHPLAWKSVTTIGQGDNARDDSFYQQLSLPFLKQYLLKILGFLLYDKYLHRNTEYIFTNNKYTTTEEFLEQFMGKVSPHISRFIKAKLVSEDQLVDAKNFFGIYVAILENSKLPCESLYKIQTTLFEKYCGLLIHIFDKEFKTLLNDDDFMPLTINNKDLYEKVLKICWMKPEARPSIEQDEDSGFMATLPFSPLYPMTCTLIKKSYAKMVTFLSTFYRHDLAQLNITLVQTIDDIFNKIVNSNIRAKLDTTFREEIAQILINLDYFIVAAKDFSNIMTKENITQNPDIEIKLSATTQLLDTKKYAETKLIELIDSKVTDLMEFVELDWTTEEIREEPGLSIRDIAQFLEMMFTSTLASLPYSIKSLLIFREFDQLTRKFLELLLHNSPSYITPQSVLNFETDMKFLENVISKIFPNEANMESHQDAVPSSNSSTPLPENLSSKGPNMIESNVRSLFSTFTDLNQHILLMKSNNFEEYKDSSIRMRKYPRIKPEVAQMLLNKLSRPASATTDGDNTTISDYSIASNGRFAKFFNRGV; encoded by the coding sequence ATGTCGGCTCAGCTGGACCAAGATCCCCAAGCACAACTGTTGCAGGAATTCCAAAAGATCCTGCTAAACGCAGATTCTGCCCCTCCTCAACATGATTCTTCATTAACAACTCCCTCTGATGGATTATTGGTGTTTGCGGATCAAACTTTTGATAAATGGGTGCCTTATATTAGGCAGGCCATTGAAGCACAGCAGCTAGGTAACTTGGTAGAAGAGCTATACAACTCAGCTGAGGAAATTTTTGAGATGTCAGAGCCAAAGCTTTTACAGGATACCCAAGTTACTGACAACCTCACTGCCTCGATTGATGAACTCGATAGAGTCGAAAAGTTAATTCAATTTCAGTTGCAGGGGCAAATAACGGACCTGAATTCAGACATGAGTGCTTCGACAAATGATgtaataatgaagaagCAGGCATTAACAAGCAATAAGAAAACCACTATGAAAATATCTGAAGCTATGGTTTTGATAGATAAGATTTTTCAGATGCTAGAGCTTACGAACAGGTGCCGGGAATTAATAAAGGATGGTAACTTTTATAAGGCGCTTCAGAAGCTAGACAAGTTGGAACGACTTTATATTCACGAGTTTAAAGACTATAAGTTCACGTTTTTAGATGAAATCTATGGTTCTATTCCCAGATTGAGGACCGTAATAAAGGAAGAAAGTATAACTCTTATCAAAACGTCACTAAGTTCCAATCTTGAGAAGACATTAAGCCAAGTGGGGCAGGAGTATTTCAAGGTTTATAATGATAAGCTTCTTCCTCAATGGTTGGATATGAAAAAATCAATGAGACTAGCTAATTATAAATTCAATTCGCCAGTTGAACTGTCCTTAAGAGATGAGTCAAGCTTGAATAATTTGAACTTATCTAAATTCTACGAGTTAAAGGAAATTCATGATTCTATAATGATATTTGATGCCTTAAAAGAGACTAAGTATCTTGTTGAAGAGTTTGCCAAGGAATATGAGTTTAGGAAGGTGAAATTGGTTCATCCATTGGCGTGGAAGAGTGTAACTACTATTGGCCAGGGTGACAACGCTAGGGATGATTCATTTTACCAGCAACTAAGTTTGCCCTTTTTAAAGCAATATCTGCTGAAGATCTTGGGATTCTTGCTGTACGATAAGTACCTGCACAGGAATACAGAGTATATTTTCACGAATAATAAATACACTACTACGGAAGAGTTCTTGGAACAGTTTATGGGGAAAGTTTCCCCACATATATCAAGATTTATAAAGGCTAAACTGGTTTCAGAAGATCAGCTAGTTGATGCCAAGAACTTCTTTGGAATTTATGTGGCCATTTTGGAAAATTCTAAGCTGCCTTGCGAATCTTTGTACAAGATACAAACTACCTTGTTTGAAAAGTACTGCGGTTTGCTGATCCATATCTTTGATAAGGAGTTTAAGACCTTATTGAACGACGACGATTTTATGCCCTTAACAATTAATAATAAGGACCTTTATGAAAAGGTGCTAAAGATCTGCTGGATGAAACCAGAAGCAAGACCTTCAATTGAACAAGACGAAGATTCAGGTTTTATGGCAACACTTCCATTCTCTCCTTTGTATCCTATGACCTGTACGTTGATCAAGAAGTCATATGCTAAGATGGTTACGTTCCTGAGTACCTTTTATCGTCATGACCTTGCTCAGCTAAATATCACACTGGTGCAAACCATAGACGATATCTTCAACAAGATAGTTAACTCAAATATTCGAGCAAAGTTAGATACCACGTTTAGGGAGGAAATTGCCCAGATCCTGATCAATCTCGATTACTTTATCGTAGCTGCGAAGGATTTTAGCAACATCATGACAAAGGAGAACATAACTCAAAACCCCGATATCGAAATCAAATTGTCAGCCACTACTCAGTTGCTAGACACGAAAAAGTACGCAGAAACTAAGTTGATTGAGTTAATTGACAGCAAAGTTACCGACCTCATGGAATTTGTGGAATTGGACTGGACAACAGAAGAGATCAGGGAGGAACCAGGCTTGTCTATCAGAGATATTGCCCAATTTTTGGAGATGATGTTTACTTCCACACTCGCCAGTCTTCCTTACAGTATTAAATCTTTATTAATTTTCCGCGAATTTGACCAATTGACCAGAAAGTTCTTAGAACTGCTACTCCACAATTCTCCATCCTACATTACACCGCAGAGCGTCTTAAACTTTGAGACCGATATGAAGTTCCTGGAGAACGTTATTTCAAAAATCTTCCCAAATGAGGCAAATATGGAATCGCATCAAGATGCGGTACCTTCTTCCAATTCTTCTACTCCACTTCCTGAAAACCTCAGTTCAAAAGGCCCCAATATGATTGAAAGCAATGTTAGGTCTCTTTTCTCAACATTCACAGATTTAAACCAGCATATCCTATTAATGAAATCAAATAATTTTGAAGAGTATAAGGATTCCAGTATTAGAATGAGAAAGTATCCTAGAATTAAACCAGAAGTTGCGCAAATGCTGTTAAACAAACTTTCAAGACCAGCTAGTGCTACTACTGATGGGGACAATACTACAATTTCCGATTACAGCATCGCAAGTAATGGCAGGTTTGCCAAATTTTTTAACAGAGGAGTTTAA
- the TAN1 gene encoding putative tRNA acetyltransferase (Syntenic homolog of Ashbya gossypii AFR250C; Syntenic homolog of Saccharomyces cerevisiae YGL232W (TAN1)), translated as MGDKRSRSDDKRSGKKKFKVVSNTLDPNTSGIYATCTRRHEKQAAQEFMILLQEKVEEYYVDELKSSSNEDSNNHKINSEDELSIEDQIKKELDDLKQNKSMVDPKHNKPLIKQIQLECECMVFFKVRKPIEPESFTLRLMEELANPEDLNKKTRYLQKLTPITSSCNATLEELTKLCQRVLPSHFHQDKTKSYKFAIEVTKRNFNTIDKLDIIKLVAREVGKSGEFAHTVDLKNYDKLVLVQCFKNNIGMSVVDANYRTKFRKYNIQELYESKFKKEENSPQKE; from the coding sequence ATGGGGGACAAGAGATCCAGGTCTGATGATAAGCGGTCAGGTAAAAAGAAGTTTAAGGTAGTCTCGAATACATTAGACCCAAATACATCTGGTATATATGCTACTTGTACTAGAAGACATGAAAAGCAGGCTGCACAGGAATTTATGATCTTACTCCAAGAGAAAGTAGAAGAGTACTATGTAGATGAGTTAAAATCTAGTTCTAATGAAGATTCTAATAATCATAAAATAAATTCTGAAGATGAACTTTCTATCGAGGACCAAATTAAGAAGGAATTAGATGACCTCAAGCAGAATAAATCCATGGTTGATCCAAAACACAATAAACCACTCATCAAGCAGATACAATTGGAATGCGAATGCATGGTGTTCTTTAAAGTTCGGAAACCAATTGAGCCTGAAAGCTTCACTTTAAGACTAATGGAAGAGCTTGCGAACCCAGAGGATTTAAATAAGAAAACAAGGTACTTGCAAAAGCTAACACCAATAACAAGTTCTTGTAATGCAACTTTGGAAGAGCTAACGAAGCTGTGTCAGCGCGTTCTACCTTCACACTTTCATCAAGACAAGACTAAATCTTACAAATTTGCTATTGAAGTAACGAAGAGAAACTTTAACACTATAGACAAGCTCGATATTATTAAATTGGTAGCTAGAGAGGTAGGAAAAAGTGGCGAATTTGCACATACAGTCGACCTAAAGAACTATGACAAGCTAGTTCTTGTCCAGTGTTTCAAGAACAATATAGGTATGTCAGTTGTAGATGCGAATTACCGGACTAAGTTTAGAAAGTATAACATACAAGAACTTTACGAATCTAAATTTAAGAAGGAAGAGAACTCGCCTCAGAAAGAATGA
- the EMC4 gene encoding chaperone EMC4 (Syntenic homolog of Ashbya gossypii AFR249W; Syntenic homolog of Saccharomyces cerevisiae YGL231C (EMC4)) produces the protein MASCNIPQWARNLTDPNYHKSITIVSSNTLPSPPGYSKKGELKNVNASKREERSNTEHINSLQISKAWQLALAPAKNIPMNIFMSYMSGTSLQVIPLMTALMLLSGPIKSVASIRSTFRGLLDNNEIYANVIAAMFMYVLFQCVLMAIGLQKLNSMGLLPNTKSDWLAWESPMAYNIKAYAF, from the coding sequence ATGGCGTCCTGTAATATTCCTCAGTGGGCTAGAAACTTAACGGATCCAAACTATCATAAATCAATAACAATCGTTTCCTCAAATACTCTTCCCTCTCCTCCAGGTTACTCAAAGAAAGGTGAACTTAAAAACGTTAATGCAAGTAAGAGAGAAGAACGTTCGAATACCGAGCATATCAATTCTTTACAGATAAGTAAAGCATGGCAATTAGCATTGGCTCCAGCCAAAAATATTCCAATGAACATTTTTATGTCTTACATGTCCGGTACTTCACTCCAAGTAATTCCGCTTATGACGGCCTTAATGCTGCTATCTGGCCCAATAAAAAGTGTGGCCAGTATTCGATCAACATTCAGAGGTTTATTGGATAATAATGAGATATATGCAAATGTAATTGCTGCCATGTTTATGTACGTTTTATTTCAGTGCGTTTTAATGGCAATTGGATTGCAGAAACTAAACTCAATGGGTCTACTACCGAACACTAAGAGTGATTGGCTGGCATGGGAGTCACCAATGGCCTATAACATTAAGGCTTATGCATTTTAA
- the IRC6 gene encoding Irc6p (Syntenic homolog of Ashbya gossypii AFR248C; Syntenic homolog of Saccharomyces cerevisiae YFR043C (IRC6)), whose translation MSLSSVNRNKLLILSPEDSQLCDDVVKYLFGDVTDTTNSIIRNKVWETKYYSVSLDIYLGDFVSLKNWCDEFMADECAELRDALAGIVLLVDDLSNLELFAAMVDSAKFKDGKLLVVCNIGSDTLTEDDVERQNANMLGTGITFLNWHNEGKNSFGEAIGRSQLKELFDVHQWDTHDFQLKKVSSSDTADQSKFDPASMGNIVTQLKQARERYLEITDAKDAEEYANGLAWDITEKLVGNE comes from the coding sequence ATGTCATTGTCATCCGTCAATAGGAATAAACTCTTAATATTATCTCCTGAAGACTCCCAGTTGTGCGATGATGTTGTAAAATATTTATTCGGTGATGTGACTGACACTACTAATTCCATCATACGAAACAAAGTATGGGAAACGAAGTATTACAGTGTATCTTTAGATATTTACTTAGGTGATTTTGTAAGTCTAAAGAATTGGTGCGATGAGTTCATGGCAGATGAATGTGCTGAGTTGAGGGATGCACTTGCCGGGATCGTCTTGCTGGTCGATGACCTGTCCAACCTGGAATTATTCGCTGCAATGGTTGACTCTGCTAAATTCAAGGACGGCAAGTTGCTCGTTGTATGCAATATAGGGTCTGATACCCTAACCGAGGACGATGTAGAGCGTCAGAATGCCAATATGCTAGGTACGGGAATAACGTTTCTGAATTGGCATAATGAGGGAAAGAATTCGTTTGGAGAGGCGATTGGAAGAAGCCAGCTCAAGGAATTGTTTGATGTGCACCAATGGGACACCCATGACTTTCAGTTAAAGAAGGTTTCCTCCTCAGACACAGCCGATCAATCCAAATTTGATCCAGCGTCAATGGGGAATATTGTTACACAGTTAAAACAAGCTAGGGAAAGGTACTTAGAAATTACTGATGCAAAAGATGCAGAAGAGTACGCTAACGGTTTGGCTTGGGATATAACAGAGAAACTCGTTGGCAATGAATGA